In Pseudomonas sp. MYb327, one DNA window encodes the following:
- a CDS encoding MaoC family dehydratase: protein MTSKNTKRFEDVRPGEALPELAVPITVTLINGGAIATRDYFPGHHDAEAARALGSPHVFMNILTTNGLVQRFVEQWAGPLAQFTALKIKLGAPNYPGDCMTFNGSVTGVDADTRSVEITLSGKNSMGNHVTGTVALVLP, encoded by the coding sequence ATGACCTCGAAGAACACCAAGCGCTTTGAAGACGTGCGCCCCGGCGAAGCACTGCCGGAGCTTGCCGTACCGATCACGGTGACCCTGATCAACGGCGGCGCGATTGCCACCCGTGACTACTTCCCCGGTCACCACGACGCGGAAGCGGCCCGTGCGCTGGGTTCGCCCCATGTGTTCATGAACATCCTCACCACCAATGGGTTGGTGCAGCGGTTCGTCGAGCAATGGGCCGGGCCGCTGGCGCAATTCACCGCGCTGAAAATCAAGCTCGGCGCGCCGAACTATCCCGGTGACTGCATGACCTTCAATGGCAGCGTCACCGGCGTAGATGCGGACACCCGTTCGGTGGAAATCACCTTGAGCGGCAAAAATTCCATGGGCAACCACGTGACCGGGACGGTCGCGCTGGTCCTGCCCTGA